The Acidobacteriota bacterium genome includes a region encoding these proteins:
- a CDS encoding LysM peptidoglycan-binding domain-containing protein, with the protein MSLRKAWLLLPLTATLFLTSCEENKKAASTPPARATAPTLTASTAPPPPIQAPAKAKVDPVEQVLAEAEKAYAAGKANYAAGHMEAAKQDFDRAVNVLLQSPVPVKSDERLETEFDRVVEGVHELEMAALKEGDGFTEQKSEPAPIDEANEVTFPVDPNVRAKAEAELKNTRSDLPLVMNDEVAGYVNFYSTRGRGTLERAWTRAGRYRDMISRVLKEEGVPQDLIYLAEAESGFVPLALSRAGARGMWQFMASRASGYGLERNWWVDERQDPEKSTRAAARHLKDLYNQFGDWYLAMAAYNSGPGNVQQAVKRTGYADFWELYRRNVLPKETKNYVPIIVAMTIIAKNPSQYGLENITPDPPLEADVVHIDYPVDLRLVAEAVDAPVDALQELNPSLLRMTTPKEGGFDLRLPAGSKEKYQAAITAIPADKRVSWRFHPVQAGDTLASIAKKYRTTARTVAQANGMGEDDEIGGQSKLIIPVAASNGRYGTGEPIAFSKRPFRYRVRRGDTVLSVADDFGVPADRLRKWNHLRGNDLRKGRMLVIYKPVDAELEASARSRATRSSKAKNTKGLAAKPQAKVYHKVRIGETFYSIASAYGTTVEALKRDNPRLSANLHPGDTLVIRTSAD; encoded by the coding sequence ATGAGCCTGCGCAAAGCCTGGTTGCTGCTGCCGCTGACGGCCACGCTCTTCTTGACCTCCTGCGAGGAGAACAAGAAGGCTGCGTCGACCCCGCCGGCGCGAGCGACCGCCCCTACACTCACCGCGAGCACAGCTCCCCCTCCGCCGATCCAAGCGCCTGCCAAGGCGAAGGTCGATCCGGTAGAGCAAGTGTTGGCCGAGGCGGAGAAAGCCTATGCCGCCGGCAAAGCGAACTATGCCGCCGGCCACATGGAGGCGGCAAAGCAGGACTTCGACCGCGCCGTGAATGTGTTGCTGCAGTCGCCGGTGCCGGTGAAATCCGATGAACGGCTGGAGACGGAGTTCGACCGCGTGGTCGAGGGCGTCCACGAACTGGAGATGGCCGCGCTCAAGGAAGGGGACGGCTTCACCGAGCAGAAGTCGGAACCGGCGCCGATCGATGAAGCGAACGAGGTCACCTTCCCGGTGGATCCGAACGTGAGGGCGAAGGCGGAAGCGGAGTTGAAGAACACGCGTTCCGACCTGCCGCTGGTGATGAACGATGAGGTCGCAGGCTACGTGAACTTCTATTCCACCCGGGGGCGTGGGACGCTCGAGCGCGCATGGACCCGCGCCGGACGCTACCGCGACATGATCTCGCGCGTGCTGAAGGAAGAAGGCGTGCCGCAGGACTTGATCTACCTGGCAGAGGCAGAAAGCGGGTTCGTTCCGCTGGCGCTCTCGCGCGCGGGAGCGCGCGGCATGTGGCAGTTCATGGCGTCGCGGGCCTCCGGCTACGGCCTGGAGCGGAACTGGTGGGTGGACGAGCGCCAGGATCCGGAGAAATCGACGCGGGCTGCGGCGCGCCACCTGAAGGATCTCTACAACCAGTTCGGCGACTGGTATCTGGCGATGGCAGCTTACAACTCCGGCCCGGGGAATGTGCAGCAAGCGGTGAAGCGCACCGGGTACGCCGACTTCTGGGAACTGTATCGCCGCAACGTGCTCCCGAAAGAGACGAAGAACTACGTTCCGATCATCGTCGCCATGACGATCATCGCCAAGAATCCCTCGCAGTATGGTTTGGAGAACATCACTCCGGACCCGCCGCTCGAGGCGGACGTCGTACACATCGATTACCCGGTGGACCTGAGGCTGGTGGCCGAGGCGGTGGACGCTCCCGTGGATGCGCTCCAGGAACTGAACCCAAGCTTGCTGCGCATGACGACTCCCAAAGAGGGTGGCTTTGACCTGCGCCTGCCCGCGGGGTCGAAGGAGAAGTATCAAGCCGCGATCACTGCCATTCCGGCGGACAAGCGCGTCTCCTGGCGGTTCCATCCGGTGCAGGCGGGTGACACGCTGGCGAGCATCGCAAAGAAATACCGTACCACCGCGCGTACGGTCGCGCAGGCCAACGGGATGGGTGAGGACGACGAGATCGGCGGCCAGTCGAAATTGATCATCCCGGTCGCGGCAAGCAACGGCCGCTACGGCACGGGCGAGCCGATAGCGTTCTCGAAGAGGCCGTTCCGCTATCGCGTGCGGAGAGGCGATACCGTGCTCTCGGTGGCCGATGACTTTGGCGTGCCCGCCGACCGGCTGCGCAAGTGGAATCATCTGCGGGGCAATGATCTGCGCAAGGGACGCATGCTGGTCATCTATAAGCCGGTGGACGCCGAGCTTGAGGCCAGTGCGCGCAGCCGCGCCACGCGGTCCTCTAAAGCGAAGAATACAAAGGGGTTGGCCGCAAAGCCACAGGCCAAGGTCTACCACAAGGTCCGCATCGGCGAAACGTTCTACTCGATCGCCAGCGCCTACGGCACGACGGTGGAAGCGCTGAAACGTGATAATCCACGGCTCTCCGCCAACCTGCACCCGGGCGACACACTGGTCATCCGGACGTCCGCAGATTGA
- a CDS encoding S24 family peptidase, whose translation MKFKALQENLRREIWKRIDARQLTGLRLADQTGFKQAHISNFLNRKRQLSLDGLDKVLTVQHLSVLDLLDPSEINKRASILPPSEDDFENVLVVEGTIAAGEPLVTNEDVKEILKFKKTFLKRLRSDMASPRDEWRRFVLIKVDERDGMSMYPRLLPGATVLIDRHYNSLAPYRKSDKNMYAVRRNGGCTIKYVDQDGANLVLRPHNHAYPTNVIDIEEGKTVADFIVGRVCHVAIEA comes from the coding sequence ATGAAATTCAAAGCGCTGCAAGAGAACCTGCGCCGCGAGATCTGGAAGCGCATCGACGCGAGACAACTGACCGGCCTTCGCCTCGCCGATCAGACCGGATTCAAACAGGCCCACATTTCGAATTTCCTCAACCGCAAGCGCCAGCTTTCGCTCGATGGCCTGGATAAAGTGCTGACCGTGCAGCATCTCTCGGTGCTCGATCTGCTCGATCCCAGCGAGATCAACAAGCGGGCCAGCATCCTCCCACCCTCCGAAGACGATTTTGAGAATGTCCTGGTTGTCGAGGGCACCATCGCCGCCGGTGAACCGCTGGTGACGAACGAAGACGTGAAAGAGATCCTCAAATTCAAGAAGACATTCCTCAAGCGCCTGCGCTCTGACATGGCTTCGCCGCGCGACGAGTGGCGGCGCTTCGTGCTCATCAAGGTCGACGAGCGTGATGGCATGAGCATGTATCCGCGCCTGTTGCCCGGCGCCACCGTGCTCATCGACCGCCATTACAACTCGCTTGCACCCTATCGCAAGAGTGACAAGAACATGTACGCGGTGCGGCGCAATGGCGGCTGCACCATCAAGTACGTGGATCAGGATGGCGCCAATCTGGTGCTGCGGCCACACAATCACGCCTATCCGACCAACGTCATCGATATCGAGGAAGGCAAGACGGTCGCCGACTTCATCGTGGGCCGCGTTTGCCACGTCGCCATCGAGGCATAG
- a CDS encoding aminotransferase class I/II-fold pyridoxal phosphate-dependent enzyme: MAKKVTGAKTPGRGDATHAVHAGEDRHGRRAPLTTEIVQSSVFVLPKLDDLRRIANKQDEGYLYTRYANPTIAAAEKKMAALENGECCVITSSGMAAILSTFLTLSSAGDEIVSMLDVYGGTLKLCESVLTRCDIKTHFVPFDELGKVEKYFNRKTKLLFLESPTNPILRCVDLAELARRAHKHGVTVVVDNTFATPVLQKPLELGADIVVHSATKYLGGHSDVTAGCVIGPKEVVEKARDVMLTTGGSLDPGAGYLLLRGLKTLELRMLRGCENAARIAEAMARHPRVEKVMYPGLAGHAGHDIARSQMRGFGAMVAFEIKGGSTAAERFIDALELWYLATSLGGVESTVSYPMLSSHFGTSSERLKWLGIGPATVRLSAGIEDAEDLIADLNQALART; encoded by the coding sequence ATGGCCAAGAAGGTCACAGGCGCGAAGACGCCAGGACGTGGCGACGCGACGCACGCCGTCCATGCGGGCGAGGACCGGCACGGGCGCCGGGCGCCGCTGACGACTGAGATCGTGCAGTCGTCGGTGTTTGTCCTGCCCAAACTCGATGACCTGCGGCGCATCGCCAACAAGCAGGATGAGGGCTACCTCTACACGCGCTATGCCAATCCGACCATCGCGGCAGCCGAGAAAAAGATGGCGGCGCTGGAGAATGGGGAATGCTGCGTCATCACCTCGAGCGGCATGGCCGCGATCCTCTCGACCTTCCTCACGCTGTCGAGCGCAGGCGATGAGATCGTTTCCATGCTCGACGTCTACGGCGGCACGCTCAAACTGTGCGAGAGCGTGCTGACCCGTTGCGACATCAAGACGCACTTCGTCCCCTTCGATGAGTTGGGAAAGGTCGAGAAGTACTTCAACCGCAAGACGAAGCTGCTCTTCCTCGAGTCGCCTACCAACCCCATACTGCGCTGCGTGGATCTGGCAGAGCTGGCGCGGCGGGCGCACAAGCACGGCGTCACGGTCGTGGTGGATAATACCTTTGCGACGCCGGTGCTGCAGAAACCGCTCGAACTGGGCGCCGACATCGTGGTGCACTCGGCTACCAAGTATCTTGGCGGACACAGCGACGTGACCGCCGGCTGCGTGATCGGACCGAAAGAGGTAGTGGAGAAGGCGCGCGACGTGATGCTCACGACCGGGGGGTCGCTCGACCCCGGTGCCGGCTATCTGCTGCTGCGCGGTCTGAAGACGCTGGAGCTACGCATGCTGCGGGGTTGCGAGAACGCGGCGCGCATCGCGGAGGCGATGGCGCGACATCCGCGGGTGGAAAAGGTGATGTATCCCGGACTTGCGGGACATGCGGGTCACGACATCGCGAGGAGCCAGATGCGGGGTTTTGGCGCCATGGTCGCGTTCGAGATCAAAGGAGGAAGCACGGCGGCCGAGAGGTTCATTGATGCGCTCGAACTCTGGTACCTGGCGACCAGCCTGGGCGGAGTAGAGTCCACGGTGTCGTATCCCATGCTGTCCTCGCACTTTGGTACATCGTCGGAACGGCTGAAATGGCTGGGGATAGGGCCGGCAACGGTCCGACTCTCCGCGGGCATCGAAGATGCTGAGGACCTGATTGCTGACCTAAACCAAGCTTTGGCAAGAACCTAG
- a CDS encoding dual specificity protein phosphatase family protein, producing the protein MDMTWITDRIAVGGGIWTDQKMMEVVGAGVTHIIDMQIEFDDTPLARPYGVEVLWNAVDDDFQPKPPEIFQRGVEFATEALDGDEKHKVFIHCAAGVHRAPMMALALLRALGWGLQEAQQVIQARRPVVDFADVYVRSVEDFVAAYAGVTKQSK; encoded by the coding sequence ATGGACATGACGTGGATCACCGACCGGATCGCGGTCGGCGGCGGCATCTGGACCGACCAGAAGATGATGGAAGTGGTCGGGGCCGGGGTCACGCACATCATCGACATGCAGATCGAGTTCGACGACACGCCGCTGGCGCGTCCCTATGGCGTGGAAGTGCTGTGGAACGCGGTGGACGACGACTTTCAGCCCAAGCCACCGGAGATCTTCCAGCGCGGGGTAGAGTTTGCCACCGAGGCGCTTGATGGGGATGAGAAGCACAAAGTATTCATCCATTGTGCCGCCGGCGTGCACCGCGCGCCGATGATGGCGCTGGCGCTGCTGCGCGCGCTGGGCTGGGGCCTACAAGAAGCGCAACAAGTGATCCAGGCGCGGCGGCCGGTGGTGGATTTCGCTGACGTGTACGTGCGCAGCGTAGAAGACTTTGTGGCCGCGTATGCCGGCGTGACCAAGCAATCCAAGTAA